The following coding sequences are from one Cenarchaeum symbiosum A window:
- a CDS encoding transcriptional regulator (COG3432), with protein sequence MTYRTSVQIVADLLSAAEQSGMEGIKTTSLLTKANLSHSRLSKFIANLTGAELINRIEFDGRHTFVITPKGRQYLESYKRFSSLAESFGLDM encoded by the coding sequence ATGACATACCGTACCAGCGTTCAGATAGTGGCCGATCTTCTCAGCGCAGCAGAACAGTCCGGCATGGAGGGGATCAAGACCACGTCCCTGCTGACAAAGGCCAACCTGTCGCATTCCCGCCTATCCAAATTCATCGCAAATCTAACGGGAGCAGAGCTGATAAACAGGATAGAATTTGACGGCCGCCACACCTTTGTGATCACCCCAAAGGGCAGGCAGTACCTGGAATCATACAAGAGGTTCTCATCCCTGGCCGAATCGTTCGGCCTGGACATGTGA